Proteins encoded together in one Anaerotignum propionicum DSM 1682 window:
- a CDS encoding YdeI/OmpD-associated family protein, translating into MDDKSFVGMGHNPNPNVPDLPEGFAMALLQEPEARVRYENLTDMQKANVIRYIQSNNESGYDAKEKINNAIDSLRNNNLGFMNAY; encoded by the coding sequence ATGGATGATAAAAGTTTTGTTGGAATGGGCCACAATCCCAATCCAAATGTTCCTGATTTACCCGAGGGTTTTGCTATGGCGCTTTTACAAGAACCTGAGGCAAGAGTCCGTTATGAAAATCTAACTGATATGCAAAAAGCAAATGTCATTCGCTACATTCAAAGTAATAATGAATCGGGTTACGATGCAAAAGAGAAAATTAATAATGCGATAGATAGTCTTAGGAATAATAATTTAGGATTCATGAATGCGTATTAA
- a CDS encoding FAD-dependent oxidoreductase: MNSVWKEKSDLPCFDVLNQDIRTDILIIGGGLAGILCAYMLEQAGVKYMLVEADRICSGITKNTTAKITSQHGFVYDKLIREFGMETARLYLEANEEALNQYRKLCKMVNCDFEEQDNYIYSLDDKKKVERELAALHKIGFSAQSVDSLPLPFSIAGAVKFSKQAQFNPLKFVSGIVEGLSIYEHTAVRELIGTTAVTDHGKITANKIIVTTHFPFLNKHGSYFLKMYQHRSYVLVLENAPNVEGMYVDESQKGMSFRNYEDLLLIGGGDHRTGKKGGNFKELEDFANRHYPNAKIRYRWATQDCMTLDGVPYIGSYSASTTDLYVATGFNKWGMTSSMVSAMLLTDIVLGKENPYAEVFSPSRTIFRPQLASNAIQAVVNLLTPTTPRCPHMGCALKWNNVEQSWDCPCHGSRFTEEGKLIDNPSTGNLRKKV, from the coding sequence ATGAATTCCGTTTGGAAGGAAAAATCAGATTTACCATGTTTTGATGTTTTGAATCAGGATATCAGAACGGATATACTCATCATCGGCGGAGGTTTGGCAGGAATCCTGTGCGCTTATATGCTGGAACAAGCGGGTGTTAAATATATGCTAGTGGAGGCAGATCGTATTTGTAGCGGAATTACGAAAAATACAACTGCAAAAATTACCTCACAGCATGGTTTTGTCTATGACAAATTGATCCGTGAATTTGGTATGGAAACAGCAAGACTCTATCTTGAAGCCAATGAAGAAGCTTTAAATCAATATCGGAAGCTGTGCAAAATGGTTAATTGCGACTTTGAAGAACAGGACAATTATATATATTCCCTTGATGACAAGAAAAAGGTGGAACGGGAACTTGCTGCCCTTCATAAAATCGGCTTTTCAGCACAATCTGTGGATTCCCTTCCCTTGCCATTTTCCATTGCAGGTGCTGTCAAGTTTTCTAAACAGGCGCAGTTTAATCCGCTGAAGTTCGTATCTGGCATTGTAGAAGGACTGTCTATTTATGAGCATACTGCTGTTCGCGAGTTAATTGGTACAACTGCTGTCACAGACCATGGAAAAATTACAGCAAACAAAATTATTGTGACCACTCATTTTCCTTTTCTTAATAAGCACGGGAGCTATTTTTTGAAAATGTATCAGCACCGTTCCTATGTGCTTGTATTGGAAAATGCACCTAATGTTGAGGGTATGTATGTGGACGAATCACAAAAAGGTATGTCCTTTCGCAATTATGAAGATCTTTTGCTCATAGGCGGTGGTGATCACCGTACAGGTAAAAAAGGCGGTAATTTTAAAGAGCTTGAAGATTTTGCAAATCGTCACTATCCGAATGCAAAAATCAGATACCGCTGGGCAACACAGGATTGTATGACCCTTGATGGTGTTCCTTATATTGGTAGTTATTCTGCTAGCACCACGGATTTATATGTTGCTACTGGTTTCAATAAATGGGGCATGACTTCTTCTATGGTGTCAGCAATGCTTCTTACAGACATAGTGCTGGGAAAAGAAAATCCCTATGCGGAGGTTTTCTCCCCGTCCCGTACAATTTTTCGTCCTCAGCTTGCTAGTAATGCCATTCAAGCAGTGGTCAATTTGCTTACACCCACAACACCTCGTTGTCCTCATATGGGCTGTGCCTTAAAGTGGAACAATGTGGAACAATCATGGGATTGCCCTTGTCATGGTTCACGTTTTACTGAAGAAGGAAAGCTAATTGATAATCCTTCAACCGGAAATTTAAGAAAAAAGGTGTAA
- the nifJ gene encoding pyruvate:ferredoxin (flavodoxin) oxidoreductase, giving the protein MGKIQLTLDGNTAAAYSAYAFTDVAAIFPITPSSGMAEITDEWAAKGRKNIFNQEVSVVEMQSEAGAAGAFHGSLQGGALTTTFTASQGLLLMIPNLYKVSGELLPGVLHVSARAITAHALSIFGDHQDVMAVRQTGCALLASGSVQEVIDLAAIAHLSAIKGRLPFVHFFDGFRTSHEIQKVEALEYSDYSEMIDYEAVQEFRDRALSPNHPVTRGTAQNPDIYFQGREASNPFYSDIIPVVEDYFAQLGKKTGRQYGLFDYYGAEDAEYIIIAMGSVTQTIEETVDYYNANGEKYGLVKVHLYRPFSSKHLLKVIPKSVKKVAVLDRTKEPGSIGEPLFLDVKGCFSDVDNAPIIVGGRYGLGSKDTNSADITAVYENLKQKAPKSNFTIGIVDDVTKTSLEKVFKASTEPSDRISCKFWGLGSDGTVGSNKQAIMIIGNKTEDHVQAYFDYDSKKSGGVTISNLRFGKSPIKSTYLVGNADYVACHNQSYVNKYDILDDVKQGGTFVLNCQWSDEELGQYLPAKYKKLIAEKEVKFYTINAVKIAEEIGLGNRINMVMQGAFFKLINILPQEVFIDELNKAVTYSYSKKGDRVVKMNQDAILKGVEQIHEVRVPKEWLNANENSQMIRNNSVEEPDFVKNIMRPMQAQKGQDLPVSAFRGREDGTIPSGTTAYEKRGIAVNVPEWIEENCIQCNQCSYICPHAVIRPFLLTEEELNKVPISFETIKATGKSFEGLYYRMQISPMDCTGCGNCADICPAKEKALVMKPIETQLSNEVDNWQFANSTIGYKTNIPLGATVKDSQFKEPLMEFSGACAGCGETAYIKLITQLYGNRMMIANATGCSSIWGASAPSSAYSTNKEGKGPAWANSLFEDNAEFGFGMHLATKQMRNGLEETMKQLLSTNVDVKIKELISDWLNYKEDGEISEQVSNKLIDAIESYEITDDEVMLLLNNIKQRKDYLVKRSQWIIGGDGWAYDIGFGGLDHIMASGEDINVFTIQFHGKEELLWKPIITDISTYLTKYLVSRMMDLLWLTRKA; this is encoded by the coding sequence ATGGGAAAAATACAGTTGACTTTAGATGGAAATACAGCAGCAGCATACTCTGCTTATGCATTTACGGATGTTGCGGCCATATTTCCTATTACGCCATCCTCCGGTATGGCTGAAATTACAGATGAATGGGCTGCAAAGGGCAGAAAAAATATATTTAATCAAGAAGTTAGTGTAGTTGAGATGCAGTCGGAGGCCGGAGCGGCAGGGGCTTTTCATGGTTCCCTCCAAGGCGGGGCATTAACAACGACGTTTACAGCTTCTCAAGGGCTGCTATTAATGATACCAAACTTGTATAAGGTTTCAGGAGAGCTTTTACCGGGAGTACTTCATGTAAGTGCCAGGGCAATTACAGCCCATGCATTAAGTATCTTTGGAGATCATCAGGATGTTATGGCGGTGAGACAAACAGGATGTGCGTTATTGGCAAGTGGTTCTGTGCAAGAGGTGATTGACTTAGCTGCCATTGCACACCTATCTGCAATAAAAGGCAGGTTACCATTTGTTCATTTCTTCGATGGTTTTAGAACATCACATGAAATACAAAAAGTAGAAGCTTTAGAATATAGTGATTATTCAGAGATGATTGATTATGAAGCGGTACAGGAATTTAGAGATAGAGCGTTATCTCCGAATCATCCTGTAACCCGAGGAACAGCCCAGAATCCTGACATCTATTTTCAGGGAAGAGAGGCAAGCAATCCATTTTACAGCGATATAATACCGGTTGTAGAGGACTACTTTGCGCAGCTAGGTAAAAAAACAGGAAGGCAATATGGCTTGTTTGATTATTATGGGGCAGAAGATGCAGAATATATCATCATAGCAATGGGATCAGTTACACAGACTATAGAGGAAACTGTCGATTATTACAATGCGAATGGAGAAAAATACGGTTTAGTTAAGGTGCATTTGTATCGTCCTTTTTCCAGTAAGCATTTACTAAAGGTTATTCCTAAGTCGGTGAAAAAGGTTGCGGTGCTAGATCGTACAAAGGAGCCGGGTTCCATTGGCGAGCCTCTTTTTTTGGATGTAAAGGGCTGTTTCAGCGATGTGGATAATGCGCCTATTATTGTGGGCGGTCGATATGGCTTAGGATCAAAAGATACCAATTCAGCAGATATCACAGCGGTTTACGAAAATTTAAAACAAAAAGCTCCTAAATCGAATTTTACAATAGGTATTGTTGATGATGTTACAAAAACTTCATTGGAAAAAGTTTTCAAAGCTTCAACAGAACCATCTGACCGAATTTCTTGTAAGTTTTGGGGGCTGGGTTCTGATGGCACGGTAGGTTCTAACAAACAGGCAATTATGATTATTGGTAATAAAACAGAGGATCACGTACAGGCTTATTTTGACTATGATTCCAAAAAATCAGGCGGGGTTACCATATCCAATCTCCGTTTTGGAAAGTCACCAATTAAGTCCACATATTTGGTAGGTAATGCAGATTATGTTGCGTGTCATAACCAGTCCTATGTTAACAAATACGACATCCTTGACGATGTGAAACAAGGTGGAACATTTGTCCTTAACTGCCAGTGGTCTGATGAGGAGCTAGGGCAATATTTGCCGGCTAAATATAAGAAGTTAATTGCAGAAAAGGAAGTTAAATTTTATACAATTAATGCTGTAAAGATTGCAGAGGAAATTGGTCTTGGAAACAGAATTAATATGGTTATGCAAGGGGCGTTTTTTAAACTGATCAATATACTTCCACAAGAGGTATTTATTGATGAGTTAAACAAAGCGGTAACCTATTCATATAGTAAAAAAGGTGATAGGGTAGTTAAAATGAATCAGGACGCTATATTAAAAGGCGTTGAACAAATTCATGAGGTTAGAGTTCCCAAGGAATGGTTAAATGCAAATGAAAATAGCCAAATGATTAGAAATAATTCCGTTGAAGAACCTGATTTTGTGAAAAATATTATGAGACCAATGCAGGCACAGAAGGGTCAAGATTTGCCTGTTAGTGCCTTTAGGGGTAGAGAAGACGGAACGATTCCTTCCGGAACAACAGCTTATGAAAAACGAGGCATTGCGGTTAATGTTCCAGAATGGATTGAAGAAAATTGTATTCAGTGCAATCAATGTTCTTATATTTGCCCCCATGCAGTAATTAGACCTTTTTTGCTAACAGAAGAAGAGTTGAACAAAGTGCCTATTTCATTTGAAACCATAAAAGCCACAGGTAAATCCTTTGAAGGTTTATATTATAGAATGCAGATAAGTCCTATGGATTGTACAGGTTGTGGGAATTGCGCAGACATCTGCCCCGCGAAGGAAAAGGCTCTTGTAATGAAACCGATAGAGACACAGTTATCCAATGAAGTAGATAATTGGCAGTTTGCGAACAGTACGATTGGTTATAAAACAAACATTCCCCTGGGCGCAACCGTTAAGGATAGTCAGTTTAAAGAGCCATTAATGGAATTTTCCGGTGCTTGTGCAGGTTGTGGAGAAACAGCGTATATTAAACTTATTACCCAATTATATGGAAATCGTATGATGATTGCCAATGCTACAGGTTGTTCATCCATTTGGGGAGCAAGTGCACCAAGCAGTGCTTATTCTACAAATAAGGAAGGCAAAGGACCTGCTTGGGCGAATTCTTTGTTTGAAGATAATGCAGAATTTGGATTTGGAATGCATCTTGCAACAAAGCAAATGAGAAATGGCTTGGAAGAAACCATGAAACAGTTACTTTCTACTAATGTAGATGTAAAGATTAAAGAATTAATCAGTGACTGGTTAAATTATAAAGAGGATGGAGAAATTAGTGAACAGGTAAGCAATAAGCTTATTGATGCCATAGAGAGTTACGAAATAACAGATGATGAGGTAATGTTATTATTAAATAACATTAAGCAAAGGAAAGATTATTTGGTAAAGCGTTCCCAGTGGATTATTGGCGGGGATGGTTGGGCATATGATATCGGGTTTGGCGGTCTTGACCATATTATGGCGTCAGGGGAAGATATAAATGTATTCACGATTCAATTTCATGGAAAGGAAGAACTTTTATGGAAACCAATCATAACAGATATAAGTACATATTTGACGAAATACTTAGTCTCTCGGATGATGGATTTATTGTGGTTGACACGAAAGGCATGA
- a CDS encoding sigma-54 interaction domain-containing protein, translating to METNHNRYKYIFDEILSLSDDGFIVVDTKGMITDINDQYCKYLKTTKEEAVGRCIKEIIPNTKMLDIIKNAYKEEGAILRLQEQRDDVEDATFLVNRSCVYDDNKKVIAGVAQVKFRLQTLDSAKKLIQEYAEFEFYKEEYRKKNTAGYCSFDTVLGESQKFRELKKRGIKAARTSFSVLLTGETGTGKEVFATAIHYSSDRREKPMVSINCAAIPAELLESELFGYEEGAFTGAKKGGKKGKFELANKGTLFLDEIGDMPLGMQAKLLRVLQEREVEKIGSYKPVPVDVRIIAATRKNLYEMMQNGEFREDLYYRLNVINIEMIPLRERREDILELANHFLKRLNNDYKTTIAISKEVKECFKNYSWPGNVRELDNVIKSAYAACENFTIQLSDLPSKMVSRHRFGSFEESDGKKLSQMMDEYEKNLITEALVSNEWNCQSAAEELGIHRSAIYKKITKYEIKQFSRKASE from the coding sequence ATGGAAACCAATCATAACAGATATAAGTACATATTTGACGAAATACTTAGTCTCTCGGATGATGGATTTATTGTGGTTGACACGAAAGGCATGATTACTGATATCAATGATCAGTATTGTAAGTATCTAAAAACCACAAAGGAAGAAGCAGTAGGAAGATGCATCAAAGAAATAATACCAAACACAAAAATGCTTGATATTATTAAGAATGCATACAAAGAAGAGGGGGCGATTTTGCGGCTGCAGGAACAAAGAGACGATGTGGAGGATGCAACCTTTTTGGTAAATCGTTCATGTGTTTACGATGATAACAAAAAAGTTATTGCTGGGGTTGCCCAAGTAAAATTTAGACTTCAGACCTTGGATTCTGCTAAGAAGTTAATTCAGGAATATGCCGAGTTTGAATTTTACAAAGAAGAATACCGTAAAAAAAATACAGCAGGCTATTGCTCTTTTGATACGGTATTGGGGGAAAGTCAAAAGTTCAGAGAATTGAAGAAGCGGGGTATCAAAGCTGCAAGAACTTCGTTTTCTGTACTTCTTACCGGGGAAACAGGAACCGGTAAGGAGGTTTTTGCCACAGCGATTCATTATAGCAGTGACCGTCGGGAAAAACCTATGGTCAGCATAAACTGCGCTGCCATCCCCGCTGAGCTTCTAGAAAGCGAGCTCTTTGGATATGAGGAAGGTGCATTTACTGGAGCCAAAAAGGGTGGAAAAAAAGGTAAATTTGAACTTGCCAACAAAGGGACATTGTTCCTCGATGAAATTGGAGATATGCCATTAGGAATGCAGGCGAAGCTCTTAAGAGTTTTGCAGGAACGGGAAGTTGAGAAAATAGGAAGCTACAAACCGGTTCCCGTTGATGTGCGAATTATTGCAGCTACCAGGAAAAATCTTTATGAAATGATGCAAAACGGCGAATTCCGTGAAGATTTATATTACAGATTGAATGTAATTAATATCGAGATGATCCCCCTCAGGGAACGACGGGAGGATATCCTGGAGTTGGCAAATCATTTTCTAAAGCGGCTGAATAATGATTATAAAACTACAATTGCCATTTCAAAAGAGGTAAAGGAGTGCTTTAAGAATTATTCTTGGCCGGGCAATGTTAGAGAACTGGATAACGTGATAAAAAGTGCATACGCAGCGTGTGAAAATTTCACCATTCAACTTTCAGATTTACCCAGTAAAATGGTTTCAAGACATCGCTTTGGTTCTTTTGAAGAAAGCGACGGAAAGAAATTAAGTCAGATGATGGATGAGTATGAAAAGAACTTGATTACAGAGGCGTTAGTAAGCAATGAATGGAACTGCCAAAGTGCTGCGGAGGAATTAGGTATTCATCGCAGTGCAATATACAAAAAGATTACGAAATATGAAATAAAGCAATTTTCAAGAAAAGCATCAGAGTGA
- a CDS encoding aspartate/glutamate racemase family protein, which produces MSKYMDGRRYGYLTPGNDGGYYKGVQGQQVAGYSVGIVYIENINYPILPGNVVNAYTYNFPVRMKAVSNLTNDRLFNNDPTIVDDIIFAAKSMVENEGVRAICSACGFFGNYQKQVREAVDVPVAMSSLVQIPWIQTLIKPGQKIGILTANKDSMTNALLESCGVVDKDNLIIKDALKTEEFATVVNMRGYFDNSIAKEEIVALARELVEENDDLGAILLECSDMPPYAYAVQEATQLPVFDFITLINWLHNATAQRPYNGWI; this is translated from the coding sequence ATGAGTAAATATATGGATGGTAGACGTTATGGTTATTTAACACCCGGCAATGACGGAGGTTATTACAAAGGAGTACAGGGACAACAAGTAGCAGGGTATTCAGTTGGTATTGTATATATTGAAAACATCAATTACCCAATTTTACCGGGTAATGTAGTAAATGCTTATACCTATAATTTTCCTGTTAGAATGAAGGCCGTTTCCAACTTAACGAATGACCGGCTTTTCAATAATGATCCCACAATAGTGGATGATATTATTTTTGCGGCGAAATCTATGGTTGAAAACGAAGGAGTGAGAGCTATTTGCAGTGCTTGTGGCTTCTTTGGAAATTACCAAAAGCAGGTTCGGGAGGCAGTGGATGTTCCTGTTGCTATGAGCAGCTTAGTACAGATACCTTGGATTCAAACTTTAATTAAACCGGGACAAAAAATTGGTATTTTAACTGCTAATAAAGACTCCATGACCAATGCACTTTTAGAGAGCTGCGGAGTTGTTGACAAAGATAATCTTATAATTAAGGATGCCTTAAAAACAGAAGAGTTTGCTACAGTTGTTAATATGAGAGGCTATTTTGATAATAGCATTGCAAAAGAAGAAATTGTAGCGCTAGCCAGGGAATTAGTGGAAGAAAATGATGATTTAGGAGCCATTTTACTGGAATGCAGTGATATGCCACCCTATGCCTATGCGGTGCAGGAAGCAACACAATTACCGGTATTTGATTTTATTACCCTAATTAACTGGCTTCATAATGCAACAGCACAAAGACCATACAATGGTTGGATTTAA
- a CDS encoding YdeI/OmpD-associated family protein, with protein MSDADFIGLGHNPNYNVPDIPEGFGAALSKEPEAHHYFDSLSVVQKASVIQYIQSNNETGDDARNKINTVVTSLKNNSLNFRL; from the coding sequence ATGAGTGATGCAGATTTCATAGGATTGGGACATAATCCCAATTACAATGTTCCTGATATACCTGAAGGTTTTGGCGCAGCTTTGAGTAAAGAACCTGAGGCACATCATTATTTTGATAGTTTAAGCGTAGTTCAAAAAGCTTCTGTGATTCAATATATACAAAGTAATAATGAAACAGGTGACGACGCAAGAAACAAGATAAATACTGTTGTTACCAGCTTAAAAAATAATAGTCTGAATTTTAGACTTTAG
- a CDS encoding manganese catalase family protein gives MFKHEKQLFHPVEVERPNPQYAVLMQEQLGGGNGELKAAMQYMSQSFRIKDPAIKDLFMDIAAEELSHMEMVAQTINLLNGHDVDYSAVNAGEIQTHVILGLNPGLINSSGYSWTGDYVTVTGDLCADLLSNIASEQRAKVVYEYLYRQINDKKVKETIDFLLNREEAHNAMFREAFNRVQDSGSNKDFGVTKDSRIYFDLSSPSPANAFGDTQAKPVSFNNPNS, from the coding sequence ATGTTTAAACATGAAAAGCAACTTTTTCATCCGGTTGAAGTAGAAAGACCCAATCCCCAATATGCTGTTTTAATGCAAGAGCAGCTTGGCGGTGGAAACGGTGAGCTAAAAGCTGCAATGCAGTATATGTCTCAAAGTTTTCGCATTAAGGATCCTGCCATTAAGGATTTATTTATGGATATTGCGGCCGAAGAACTCAGCCATATGGAAATGGTGGCGCAGACTATTAATTTGCTCAACGGACACGATGTTGATTACTCCGCTGTAAATGCAGGGGAAATTCAGACTCATGTAATTCTGGGACTCAATCCCGGACTTATCAATTCATCCGGCTACTCATGGACCGGCGATTATGTGACGGTAACTGGCGATCTCTGTGCGGATTTGCTCTCAAACATAGCTTCAGAACAGAGAGCAAAAGTTGTGTACGAGTATCTTTACCGTCAAATTAATGATAAAAAGGTAAAAGAAACAATCGATTTTTTGCTTAACCGAGAGGAAGCACATAACGCAATGTTTCGTGAAGCCTTTAATCGTGTGCAGGATTCTGGCTCTAACAAAGATTTTGGTGTGACCAAGGATTCTCGTATTTATTTCGATCTTTCCAGTCCTTCTCCTGCAAACGCTTTTGGAGATACACAGGCCAAACCCGTTAGCTTTAACAATCCAAACAGTTAA
- a CDS encoding aldehyde dehydrogenase family protein — MNVQEMIDNGRKAFAEISGYTQEQIDHLVYESAKIIYDNAVPLAKMAVEETELGCVEDKIEKNTGTAAVFWDYLKDKKSVGIINEIPEQGIIEVAHPVGIIAAITPATNPTVTPLGNFMHALKGKNAIIISPAPRAEKTSTNTVNLIREALEKNGAPADLIQIVAGATIEKSVELMEKCDLVLATGGPGLTKAAYSSGTPAYGVGPGNPPVILDRDYDLKTAAGMTVIAVGSDNGILCDGDNLLLYPQEVEAKFFEEMKNAGFVVYEDAKDVEKFRQALFHDGKVDGSLVGKDAFVIAKAAGFDIPVETKVLAVKIDGVGKDDIFGHEIMGPIVVMKSYDKFEEAVEMAVRNMKESGGIGHTAGLFSNNQEHIRYAGEKIPVARLLVNQPTPDAWGPATNGLSPAVSEGCGTWGNNILAGNVDYIHLINVSKIAMPLDVKVPDAASIFKK; from the coding sequence ATGAATGTTCAAGAAATGATTGATAATGGGCGAAAAGCGTTTGCTGAGATCAGCGGTTATACACAGGAACAAATTGATCATCTGGTTTATGAAAGCGCAAAGATTATTTATGATAATGCAGTGCCTCTGGCAAAGATGGCTGTTGAAGAAACAGAACTTGGCTGTGTTGAAGACAAAATTGAAAAAAATACAGGTACGGCTGCTGTTTTCTGGGACTATCTGAAAGATAAAAAATCTGTTGGGATCATCAATGAAATTCCCGAACAGGGTATCATTGAGGTAGCACATCCTGTAGGCATTATTGCTGCTATCACACCTGCAACAAACCCTACGGTTACACCTCTGGGTAACTTCATGCACGCATTAAAGGGCAAAAATGCCATTATCATTTCCCCTGCGCCCCGTGCGGAAAAAACCTCTACCAACACGGTAAACTTAATCAGAGAAGCGTTGGAAAAAAATGGGGCTCCTGCTGACCTAATCCAAATTGTGGCAGGTGCAACCATTGAAAAATCCGTGGAATTAATGGAAAAATGCGACTTGGTATTAGCAACAGGTGGACCAGGACTCACCAAAGCGGCATACTCCAGCGGAACTCCCGCATACGGCGTAGGCCCCGGCAATCCTCCTGTTATTTTGGACAGAGATTATGACCTGAAAACAGCGGCAGGGATGACAGTAATCGCTGTTGGCAGTGACAACGGTATCCTTTGCGATGGTGACAACTTATTGCTGTATCCTCAAGAAGTGGAAGCAAAATTCTTTGAAGAAATGAAGAATGCAGGCTTTGTGGTTTATGAAGACGCCAAAGATGTGGAAAAATTCCGCCAGGCGTTGTTTCACGACGGTAAGGTAGACGGTAGTCTGGTGGGCAAAGACGCTTTCGTTATTGCAAAGGCTGCGGGCTTTGATATCCCTGTGGAAACAAAGGTGCTTGCAGTGAAAATTGACGGCGTAGGCAAGGATGACATCTTCGGTCATGAAATCATGGGACCTATTGTGGTTATGAAATCCTATGATAAATTTGAAGAGGCAGTAGAAATGGCAGTTAGAAATATGAAAGAGTCCGGTGGAATTGGTCATACCGCTGGTCTGTTTAGTAACAATCAAGAGCATATTAGGTATGCCGGAGAAAAAATACCTGTGGCTCGTTTGTTAGTAAACCAGCCTACACCAGATGCGTGGGGACCTGCTACTAACGGTCTATCTCCTGCAGTATCTGAAGGATGTGGTACATGGGGAAACAATATTTTGGCAGGAAACGTAGACTATATACATCTGATTAATGTATCAAAAATTGCAATGCCCCTTGATGTAAAAGTGCCGGATGCGGCTAGCATTTTTAAAAAGTAA
- a CDS encoding CDIF630_02480 family spore surface protein: protein MSSNGNTLNGLENKRLHSTTATNREGTAAWANVDKVDKETNLNIPGDYSVEKAKNWVDNGSKL from the coding sequence ATGTCAAGCAACGGGAATACTTTAAATGGACTGGAGAACAAAAGACTTCACAGTACAACTGCTACAAATAGAGAGGGCACTGCGGCATGGGCAAATGTGGATAAGGTAGATAAGGAAACCAACTTAAACATTCCAGGGGATTATAGTGTAGAAAAAGCCAAAAACTGGGTTGATAATGGAAGTAAGCTTTAA
- a CDS encoding hotdog fold domain-containing protein, giving the protein MVGKKVVHHLMMSAKDAHYTGNLVNGARIVNQWGDVGTELMVYVDGDISLFLGYKDIEFTAPVYVGDFMEYHGWIEKVGNQSYTCKFEAWKVATMVDITNPQDTRATACEPPVLCGRATGSLFIAKKDQRGPQESSFKERKHPGE; this is encoded by the coding sequence ATGGTAGGTAAAAAGGTTGTACATCATTTAATGATGAGCGCAAAAGATGCTCACTATACTGGAAATTTAGTAAACGGCGCTAGAATTGTGAATCAGTGGGGCGACGTTGGTACAGAATTAATGGTTTATGTTGATGGTGACATAAGCTTATTCTTGGGCTACAAAGATATCGAATTCACAGCTCCTGTATATGTTGGTGACTTTATGGAATACCACGGCTGGATTGAAAAAGTTGGTAACCAGTCCTATACATGTAAATTTGAAGCATGGAAAGTTGCAACAATGGTTGATATCACAAATCCTCAGGATACACGCGCAACAGCTTGTGAGCCTCCGGTATTGTGCGGAAGAGCAACGGGTAGTTTGTTCATCGCAAAAAAAGATCAGAGAGGCCCTCAGGAATCCTCTTTTAAAGAGAGAAAGCACCCCGGTGAATGA